The sequence GATTCACCGTAAGGTTGCCTTGATGTCCGTGTCTGCCGCCCTGCTCCTCGTCGGCGTGCGGACATTCGTGTCCGCGCAGAGCGCTCCGACCCAGCTGGTGTTCTGGGGCAGCTGGACCGGGGAGGGCGAGCAGCAGATCAACACGATGGTGAAGGCCTTCAATGCCTCCCAGAAGCGCATTCAGGTGCGGTACGTGCCGCAGCAGGACGTGGAGACGAAATTCCTGACGGCGACCGTGGCCGGCAACGCGCCCGACGTGATGATCTGGGACCGGTTTCAGACCGCCCTATACGCTCCAAAGAACGTGCTCGCTCCAATCAACAGCTACCTGACGCGGGACAAGATCGACCCCAAGACCTTCTACGGTGAGGCCATACGGGAACTGACGGTGGGCACCAACATCTACGGCCTGCCGCTGACCGTGGACGCCCGCGCCCTCTTCTACAACAAGACGATGCTGCAGGCGGCCGGGGTGCAGCCACCGCGGACCTGGGCCGAACTGCGTGCCGCCGCAATCAAGCTCACGAAGCGTGACGCCAACGGCAAGCTGCTGGTCGCCGGGTTCGCGCTCGATGACGTGGGGCTCTTCAGCATGTGGCTCAAGCAGGCGGGCGGCAGCATGCTCACGCCCGACGGCACCAAGACTGCCTTCAACAGCCCGGCGGGCCTGCGGGTGCTGGAATTCTGGGACACGCTGCTCAACAAGGACAAGGTGTACGAGATCGGCTTCGGGCGCGGCGAGGGCAATGCCCAGGACCCGTTCGTGACCGGAAAGATCGCCATGGGCTACAACGGCCCGTGGAACATCAGCTCGTACCGCAAGTACGGCCAGAAGCTGAACTTCGGCATCGTGCCGCCGCCCAGCGGACCGACCGGCGCGAAGGGCGCGGTGATGGGCGGC comes from Deinococcus sonorensis KR-87 and encodes:
- a CDS encoding ABC transporter substrate-binding protein is translated as MSVSAALLLVGVRTFVSAQSAPTQLVFWGSWTGEGEQQINTMVKAFNASQKRIQVRYVPQQDVETKFLTATVAGNAPDVMIWDRFQTALYAPKNVLAPINSYLTRDKIDPKTFYGEAIRELTVGTNIYGLPLTVDARALFYNKTMLQAAGVQPPRTWAELRAAAIKLTKRDANGKLLVAGFALDDVGLFSMWLKQAGGSMLTPDGTKTAFNSPAGLRVLEFWDTLLNKDKVYEIGFGRGEGNAQDPFVTGKIAMGYNGPWNISSYRKYGQKLNFGIVPPPSGPTGAKGAVMGGFGLALTQASRNKDAGWEFIKWWLANSNNALTWGKSSNNIPGNLKAVDDAYFQRDAFWKPITDTLTFATIRPAVAGFPPMEGQALIPNIQLFLEGKQDAKTALQKAQVAGDRILADNANK